CCAAAAGCTCCGCGCCCAGGCTGAGATAGAGCTGGCGCGCCATCACGTTGTTGCTGAACTTGTTGATGTCCCGCACCACCTCCGTAAGCGGCGGCGACTCGAAGCGCGCAATGAGGTGCGCAGCCCCGGGTACCGTGCCTTCCGTGACCTTGCCGCGCCAGCGTCCACCCAGCTCGCTCCATAGGGCGCGGAACAGGGTTTCCCACTGAGTGTTGCCATCGAACAGAGCCAGGTGCCACGCTTGCTCGCCGCAGGCCAGGGGATAGGGGCCTTCGATGCTGACCGTGATCCTGCCGCGGCCACGCTCCACCCGGGTGGCCAGCCCGTTTTCCCAGTCACCGCAGGGACCGGCCACTGGCGTGAGTCGGTTGACCAGTTTCACGCCGGGGGCGTCCACGTCGAGCGCGAGGCGCAGCGTGTCCCCTTGGGGCAGCACGGTCAGCCGCCGGCTGCGGAAATCGATTAGCAGGGCGTCCGGGCCTGCGTTATAGGGCTTGAGGGGCTGGCCGTCGAAGGCGCCGGGGTCATCCGGCGCAAGATCGAAAAAGCTGCGATCGAGGACGAGATCACCGTCCACTTCCCGCAGACCTCGCCCCCGTAGTTCCCGCAGCCACAGCCAGAGGGTCTCCAGGGTGATGCGGGGATCGCCGTAACCCTTGATATACAGGTTGCCCCTGAGGCGTCCGTCGATGGGCGGGCGATCGCCATAAATTTCCGTGTGCCAGCGGTAGGCGGGGGTGAGAGCTTCCAGGGCGGTGAAGGTGGTCACCAGTTTGATCACCGAGGCCGGATTCATGGGGCGGTCGCCGTTGAGGGCGAGCAGGGGCGTGGTTTCGGCAGGGTCTTGCACCCACACGGCCACGGCATTCTCGGGAATGCGTGCCTCCTCGAGAGCGGCGGCGAGGGGGGCGGGTAGCTGGGCGGCCGCCTCCCCGATGCAGGCAAGCAGGCAGAGGGCAGCCAAACCCTGGACATAGAGCGCGCGCAGCAAGGGGGCGTAACCCTGCAGGTTGACGCTGCGTGAAGTAAGCCGCCTCGCTGCCAGCAGGACGGCGCTAACGATGCCCCGTGAGATCGCGGACATACCAGTCCATGGCGATGCGCAGGCCGTCGTGGATGGTGTGGGTGGGTTGATAGTGGAGCAGGGTGCGGGCCTTGGAAATGTCGGCCAGGGAATGGCGGACATCGCCGGGGCGGAAGTCCCGGTAGACGGGCCGCGCCTCGCGCAGGTGGGGGAAGCGTGGCGCGAGCTCGTCGCGCACAGCCGCGTAGAGCTGATTGAGGCTGGTGCGCTCGCCCACCGCGACGTTGTACACCTGGTTGATGGCCGCCGCTTCTTCCGTGGTGGCGGCGAGGAGATTGGCCTGGATGGTGTTCTCGATGTAGCAGAAGTCACGGCTGGTCTCGCCATCGCCGTTGATGTACACCGGTTCGTTTTTGATCATCGAGGCGATCCATTTGGGAATTACCGCAGCGTAGGCGCCTTCTGGATCCTGGCGCGGGCCGAAGATGTTGAAGTAGCGCAGACCAATGCTGGGCAGACCATAGCAGCGGGCGAACACATCGGCATAGAGTTCGTTTACATACTTGGTCACCGCGTAGGGCGACAGGGGCTTGCCGATCTGGTCCTCTACCTTGGGTAGGCCCGGGTGGTCGCCGTAGGTGGAGCTGGAAGCGGCATAGACGAAG
This DNA window, taken from Thiobacter sp. AK1, encodes the following:
- the dacB gene encoding D-alanyl-D-alanine carboxypeptidase/D-alanyl-D-alanine endopeptidase, which codes for MSAISRGIVSAVLLAARRLTSRSVNLQGYAPLLRALYVQGLAALCLLACIGEAAAQLPAPLAAALEEARIPENAVAVWVQDPAETTPLLALNGDRPMNPASVIKLVTTFTALEALTPAYRWHTEIYGDRPPIDGRLRGNLYIKGYGDPRITLETLWLWLRELRGRGLREVDGDLVLDRSFFDLAPDDPGAFDGQPLKPYNAGPDALLIDFRSRRLTVLPQGDTLRLALDVDAPGVKLVNRLTPVAGPCGDWENGLATRVERGRGRITVSIEGPYPLACGEQAWHLALFDGNTQWETLFRALWSELGGRWRGKVTEGTVPGAAHLIARFESPPLTEVVRDINKFSNNVMARQLYLSLGAELLGPPATLKKAEQASLAVLASRGLDFLELALGNGSGLDRSTRISARHLALLLERAQRSLWYPEFAASLPLVGLDGTLRRRHVGEPLAGQARLKSGSLHDVRALAGYLRTAAGRDVIVVCLVNYPDAARARPFQDALLRWVFETR
- a CDS encoding SDR family oxidoreductase, which encodes MDAPHYQAVRARLARKPRVWLVTGVAGFIGSNLLEALLKLEQRVVGLDNFATGHRRNLTQVQALVTPEQWQRFHFIEGDIRDLDTCRNACRGVDYVLHQAALGSVPRSIEDPLLTHAANIDGFVNMLVAARDAGVKRFVYAASSSTYGDHPGLPKVEDQIGKPLSPYAVTKYVNELYADVFARCYGLPSIGLRYFNIFGPRQDPEGAYAAVIPKWIASMIKNEPVYINGDGETSRDFCYIENTIQANLLAATTEEAAAINQVYNVAVGERTSLNQLYAAVRDELAPRFPHLREARPVYRDFRPGDVRHSLADISKARTLLHYQPTHTIHDGLRIAMDWYVRDLTGHR